The following are encoded together in the Fundulus heteroclitus isolate FHET01 chromosome 19, MU-UCD_Fhet_4.1, whole genome shotgun sequence genome:
- the LOC105917489 gene encoding putative transmembrane protein INAFM2, whose protein sequence is MRERDFMPNMERGKPATYTGDKKAKMAAKTNKKWVRLATVFAYVLSVSLAAIILAIYYSLIWKPTSSSSSSVKPVVPEGVSPTANISAVSPNSSFSEWNSTQTVLVTDAAANQSGLATTARSYAERGSVFTHRAPGTESAQEDRPYASSHGETHTSAPLPPEDEGDAVTENSSPERAAADGAAVPPT, encoded by the coding sequence ATGAGAGAGCGGGACTTCATGCCCAACATGGAAAGAGGCAAACCTGCCACTTACACGGGGGACAAAAAGGCTAAAATGGCTGCTAAGACTAACAAGAAGTGGGTGAGACTTGCCACTGTTTTTGCATATGTGTTGTCTGTGTCCTTAGCAGCCATTATCCTGGCTATTTACTACAGCCTGATCTGGAAGCCGACCAGCTCATCCTCCTCTTCTGTGAAGCCCGTGGTGCCTGAGGGGGTCTCCCCCACCGCCAACATCTCGGCAGTTTCTCCCAACAGCAGCTTCTCGGAGTGGAACTCTACACAGACAGTGCTGGTGACGGACGCGGCCGCGAACCAAAGCGGGCTGGCCACGACCGCGCGCAGTTATGCGGAAAGGGGGTCCGTCTTCACGCACCGCGCGCCGGGGACAGAAAGTGCGCAGGAGGACCGGCCGTACGCGTCTTCCCACGGAGAGACGCACACGAGCGCGCCTCTCCCCCCGGAGGACGAGGGCGACGCGGTGACCGAGAACAGCAGCCCCGAGCGGGCGGCCGCCGACGGAGCCGCGGTGCCTCCGACTTGA